One window of Zalophus californianus isolate mZalCal1 chromosome 3, mZalCal1.pri.v2, whole genome shotgun sequence genomic DNA carries:
- the LOC113919679 gene encoding LOW QUALITY PROTEIN: serine/threonine-protein kinase RIO2-like (The sequence of the model RefSeq protein was modified relative to this genomic sequence to represent the inferred CDS: inserted 1 base in 1 codon): MGKVNVAKLRYMSRDDFRVLTLVEMGMKNHEIVPCGLVASIASLKHGGCNKVLRELVKHKLIAWECTKTVQGYQLTNAGYDYLALKTLSSRQVVGSVGNQMGVGKESDIYIVANEEGQQFALKLHRLGRTSFRNLKNKRDYHKHRHNMSWLYXRLSAMKEFAYMKALYERKFPVPKPIDYNRHAVVMELINGYPLCQIHHVEDPASVYDEAMELIVKLANHGLIHGDFNEFNLILDNDHITMIDFPQMVSTSHHSAEWYFDRDVKCIRDFFMKRFGYESELYPTFSDIRREESLDVEVSASGYTKEMQADDELLHPVGPDDKNIETEDRSEFSYSDEEMSEKGKVCSLENQSDRNSTDETADCCCISSGNLKQIKEDYLSEESADAHSFEIPEFIQALEEIKGQDVDNSSVTECSEKNKTEYDTRQDGKAGQGGIPMGYEKYEDACPHLIALSSLNKEIRPFRDEENTEDIKQYRTRTLSVTSAGSVLSCSTIPPEMVKQKVKRQLTKQQKSAVRCRLQKGEANIFMKQRRENMQNIKSSLEAANFWGE; encoded by the exons ATGGGGAAAGTGAATGTGGCCAAGTTACGTTACATGAGCCGGGATGACTTCAGGGTCCTGACTTTGGTTGAAATGGGCATGAAGAACCATGAAATAGTTCCCTGCGGTTTAGTTGCTTCTATAGCCAGCCTTAAACATGGTGGCTGTAATAAAGTTTTAAGAGAATTAGTGAAACATAAACTCATAGCTTGGGAGTGTACCAAAACTGTCCAGGGCTACCAGCTGACAAATGCAGGCTATGATTACCTAGCTTTGAAAACACTTTCTTCTAGACAGGTAGTTGGGTCTGTTGGAAACCAGATGGGTGTTGGCAAAGAATCTGATAtttacattgttgcaaatgaagAAGGGCAGCAATTTGCATTAAAGCTTCACAGATTGGGAAGAACCTCCTTTcgaaatctgaaaaacaaacgtgATTATCATAAACACAGGCATAACATGTCTTGGCTTT CTCGTCTCTCTGCCATGAAGGAATTTGCCTATATGAAGGCATTGTATGAGAGGAAATTCCCAGTACCAAAACCAATTGATTATAATCGCCATGCAGTGGTCATGGAACTCATAAATGGCTATCCTCTATGTCAGATACACCATGTTGAAGATCCTGCATCAGTATATGATGAAGCTATGGAACTAATTGTCAAACTTGCAAATCATGGACTGATTCATGgagattttaatgaatttaatctCATTTTGGATAATGACCACATCACCATGATCGACTTTCCACAGATGGTTTCAACTTCTCATCACAGTGCTGAATGGTATTTTGACAGAGATGTTAAATGCATTAGAGATTTCTTCATGAAACGTTTTGGCTATGAAAGTGAGCTTTATCCAACTTTTAGTGATATCAGGAGGGAGGAGTCTCTTGATGTAGAGGTTTCTGCCAGTGGCTACACAAAGGAAATGCAGGCAGATGATGAACTGCTTCATCCAGTAGGTCCAgatgataaaaatattgaaaCAGAAGACAGGTCTGAATTCTCATATTCTGATGAAGAGAtgtcagagaaaggaaaggtTTGTAGTTTAGAAAATCAGAGCGATCGAAACTCTACAGATGAAACAGCTGACTGCTGTTGCATATCATCTGGAAATCTTAAGCAAATAAAGGAAGATTATTTGTCAGAGGAGAGTGCTGATGCACACAGTTTTGAAATACCTGAATTCATTCAAgctttagaagaaataaaagggcaGGATGTTGACAACAGTTCTGTAACTGAGtgttctgagaaaaacaaaactgaatatgACACCAGGCAAGATGGTAAAGCAGGTCAAGGAGGAATCCCCATGGGCTATGAAAAGTATGAAGATGCATGCCCTCATCTGATTGCCTTGTCGTCATTAAACAAAGAAATCAGGCctttcagagatgaagaaaatacagaagatatTAAACAGTACAGAACAAGAACTCTGAGTGTTACTTCTGCGGGCAGTGTTTTAAGCTGTTCAACAATTCCTCCGGAGATGGTGAAGCAGAAGGTGAAACGTCAGTTGACAAAACAGCAAAAATCAGCTGTCAGATGTCGATTGCAAAAAGGAGaagcaaatatatttatgaaacaacggagagaaaacatgcaaaatattaAATCAAGCTTGGAAGCAGCCAACTTTTGGGGAGAGTAA